In Phaeobacter inhibens DSM 16374, the following proteins share a genomic window:
- a CDS encoding carnitine 3-dehydrogenase, whose translation MTKTAAIIGGGVIGGGWAARFLLNGWDVRVFDPDPEAERKIGEVLANARRSLPGLGNVALPAEGGLSYHATIEEAVAGAIWIQESVPERLELKQKVYGALQAHVAADAVIGSSTSGYKPSQLQDGFSNAAQILVAHPFNPVYLMPLVELVTTEANTASVIDSAKAIVTEIGMYPLHLKKEIDAHVADRFLEAVWREALWLVKDGIATTEEIDNAIRYGFGIRWAQMGLFETYRVAGGEAGMKHFMAQFGPALKWPWTKLMDVPEFTDELVDLIAGQSDDQSGHHSIRALERIRDDNLVGMMRALGANDWGAGALQNAHDAEREGEAGLVRSMDGLEDLSQPVLTQSRIVPLDWTDYNGHMTESRYLDAFAQSTDRLMMIIGCDAEYIASGGSYFTAETHIRHIDEVHAGDPIQVRTRVIMGAGKKMHLWHEMYSGERLLATGEHMLLHVDLATRRSAPPAAHIEANLVKLAEAHASLAAPEGLGRAIGAPR comes from the coding sequence ATGACAAAAACAGCAGCAATCATCGGTGGCGGGGTTATTGGCGGCGGCTGGGCCGCGCGGTTCCTGCTGAATGGCTGGGATGTGCGGGTGTTCGACCCGGACCCGGAGGCAGAGCGCAAGATTGGCGAAGTTCTTGCCAATGCGCGGCGCTCTTTGCCGGGCCTTGGTAATGTTGCGCTGCCTGCAGAGGGCGGTCTCAGCTACCATGCGACCATTGAAGAGGCGGTGGCCGGGGCGATCTGGATCCAGGAAAGCGTGCCAGAGCGGTTGGAACTGAAACAGAAAGTCTACGGCGCGTTGCAGGCACATGTCGCGGCGGATGCTGTCATCGGTTCGTCCACCTCTGGTTACAAACCGTCGCAATTGCAGGATGGGTTCAGCAATGCCGCCCAGATCTTGGTCGCGCATCCGTTCAACCCGGTCTATCTGATGCCGCTGGTGGAACTGGTCACAACCGAGGCCAACACTGCCAGCGTGATCGACAGCGCCAAGGCTATTGTCACCGAGATCGGGATGTACCCGCTGCATCTGAAGAAAGAGATCGACGCGCATGTGGCCGACCGCTTCCTTGAGGCGGTCTGGCGCGAGGCACTGTGGCTGGTCAAGGACGGCATTGCCACCACCGAGGAGATCGACAATGCGATCCGCTATGGTTTTGGTATCCGCTGGGCGCAGATGGGCCTGTTTGAAACCTACCGCGTGGCGGGCGGTGAAGCGGGCATGAAGCATTTCATGGCGCAGTTTGGCCCGGCACTGAAATGGCCCTGGACCAAGCTGATGGATGTGCCGGAGTTCACGGATGAGCTGGTCGATCTGATTGCGGGCCAGTCGGATGACCAGTCTGGCCATCACTCGATCCGCGCGTTGGAGCGTATTCGCGACGATAACCTTGTGGGTATGATGCGGGCGCTGGGCGCCAATGACTGGGGTGCAGGCGCGCTGCAGAACGCCCATGACGCGGAGCGCGAGGGGGAGGCTGGGTTGGTGCGGTCGATGGACGGTCTGGAGGACCTGAGCCAGCCGGTGCTGACGCAGAGCCGGATCGTGCCGCTGGATTGGACCGACTACAACGGCCATATGACCGAGAGCCGCTATCTGGATGCCTTTGCCCAGTCCACCGACAGGCTGATGATGATCATCGGCTGCGATGCGGAGTATATCGCCAGTGGCGGCAGCTATTTCACCGCCGAGACCCATATCCGCCACATCGACGAGGTGCATGCGGGAGATCCGATCCAGGTGCGGACGCGGGTGATCATGGGCGCGGGCAAGAAAATGCATTTGTGGCACGAGATGTATTCCGGCGAGCGGCTACTGGCGACGGGGGAGCATATGCTGCTGCATGTGGATCTTGCGACCCGCCGTTCGGCTCCGCCTGCGGCGCATATCGAGGCCAACCTGGTGAAGCTGGCCGAAGCCCATGCTTCGCTGGCAGCGCCAGAGGGGCTGGGCCGCGCGATTGGTGCGCCGCGGTGA
- a CDS encoding NUDIX hydrolase has product MSKSPTPAKATIDNGYADAAAARRDTTPIRNAATIIAVRDRMGDDPQVLMGQRGAKAAFMPNKVVFPGGAVDPGDAHVPLANPLPQLCRDRLSEQSPAGLHHALAVAAIRELWEETGLILGQPGTWAATPEADWIDFAATDHLPAAETLQFVFRAITPPGRPRRFDARFFLVDAAHINSDIDDFSRASDELSHLQWIPLSQVRTYDLPFITEVVLAEVTRRIRQDGPPESVPFFRNDDESSHFLRLKGYPMPTDD; this is encoded by the coding sequence ATGAGCAAATCGCCCACCCCGGCCAAGGCGACCATCGACAACGGTTATGCCGATGCCGCCGCCGCGCGCCGGGACACCACTCCGATCCGCAATGCCGCGACAATTATCGCGGTGCGCGATCGGATGGGCGATGATCCTCAGGTCCTGATGGGCCAGCGCGGCGCCAAAGCTGCCTTTATGCCCAACAAAGTGGTGTTTCCCGGCGGCGCTGTCGATCCCGGGGACGCCCATGTGCCGCTCGCCAACCCGCTGCCGCAGCTCTGCCGGGACCGCCTGTCCGAACAATCCCCGGCGGGTCTGCATCACGCCCTCGCCGTCGCCGCCATTCGCGAACTGTGGGAGGAAACCGGCCTCATCCTCGGACAGCCCGGCACATGGGCCGCCACGCCTGAGGCAGACTGGATCGACTTCGCCGCCACCGACCACCTGCCTGCCGCCGAGACGCTGCAATTTGTCTTCCGCGCCATCACACCACCCGGCCGCCCGCGCCGGTTCGACGCCCGGTTTTTTCTGGTGGATGCGGCGCATATCAACAGCGATATCGACGATTTCTCCCGCGCCTCGGATGAGCTGTCGCATCTGCAATGGATCCCACTCAGCCAGGTCCGCACCTATGATCTGCCGTTCATCACCGAGGTGGTGCTGGCGGAGGTCACCCGACGCATCCGTCAGGATGGCCCACCCGAAAGCGTGCCATTCTTTCGCAACGATGATGAATCAAGCCATTTTCTGAGGCTGAAGGGCTATCCGATGCCCACGGACGACTGA
- a CDS encoding fatty acid desaturase, with the protein MSDLQISPPVPSERAALERVQVQLGRVEWGTLALMLGCYAAWGAALAWLPLVSVWLAVPVLACLITLQSSLSHEALHGHPFRLRVLNEALMFLPLNLAIPYGRFRDTHLAHHHDERLTDPYDDPETNYLDPAQWRRLGGAQRGLLWLNNTLAGRVLLGPMLGQIRFMAEDWRLIRRGDEAVLRDWLLHLLGAGLTLWLVAQSALPFWAYLLAAYLGLAILKIRTFLEHRAHLDPAARTVIIERGGVLGFLFLNNHLHVVHHCHPGVPWHELPRLYQGRRAQFLARNDGYAYPSYGVVMRRYALRAKDPVAHPIWSEPQ; encoded by the coding sequence ATGTCTGATCTGCAGATCAGCCCTCCGGTGCCGAGCGAGCGCGCCGCGCTGGAACGGGTGCAGGTGCAATTGGGGCGTGTCGAATGGGGCACGCTGGCGCTGATGCTGGGATGTTATGCGGCCTGGGGGGCGGCGCTGGCTTGGCTGCCGCTGGTATCGGTCTGGCTGGCGGTGCCGGTTCTGGCCTGCCTGATCACGTTGCAGTCCTCGCTCAGCCATGAGGCGTTGCATGGCCATCCGTTCCGCCTGCGGGTGTTGAATGAGGCGCTGATGTTTCTGCCGCTCAATCTGGCGATTCCTTATGGGCGGTTTCGCGACACCCATCTGGCCCATCACCATGATGAGCGGTTGACCGATCCATATGATGACCCGGAGACCAATTATCTGGATCCGGCGCAGTGGCGGCGGTTGGGAGGCGCGCAGCGCGGCTTGCTCTGGCTCAACAATACGCTGGCGGGGCGGGTGTTGCTGGGGCCTATGCTGGGGCAGATCCGATTTATGGCCGAAGACTGGCGATTGATCCGGCGCGGCGATGAAGCGGTTCTGCGCGATTGGCTGCTGCATCTCCTCGGCGCGGGGCTGACACTGTGGCTGGTGGCGCAGAGCGCGCTGCCGTTCTGGGCCTATCTTCTGGCGGCCTATCTGGGGCTGGCGATCTTGAAGATCCGCACCTTCCTGGAGCATCGCGCGCATCTTGATCCGGCGGCGCGTACGGTGATTATCGAGCGCGGCGGCGTGCTTGGATTTCTGTTTCTGAACAATCACCTGCATGTGGTGCATCACTGCCATCCGGGGGTGCCCTGGCATGAGTTGCCGCGCCTCTACCAGGGGCGGCGGGCGCAGTTTCTGGCCCGGAATGACGGCTATGCCTACCCTTCCTATGGTGTGGTCATGCGCCGCTATGCGCTGCGGGCAAAGGACCCGGTCGCACATCCCATCTGGTCAGAGCCGCAATAG
- a CDS encoding rhodanese-like domain-containing protein: MTFSMSKSYKDLIAEAEAIVVSISPAEAADLHDRDDSLFVDLRVIREVERTGVIPGALSCPRGLMEFWIDPSSPYHKPVFAEDRAFIFYCDNGWRSALAARTALEMGLQRAVFLKGGFDAWIADGGDAIPYKW, translated from the coding sequence ATGACGTTCTCTATGTCCAAAAGCTACAAAGACCTGATCGCAGAAGCTGAAGCCATCGTGGTGTCGATTTCCCCGGCAGAGGCGGCAGATCTGCATGACCGTGACGACAGCCTGTTTGTCGACCTGCGGGTTATCCGCGAAGTTGAACGCACCGGCGTCATCCCCGGAGCCCTGTCCTGCCCGCGCGGCCTGATGGAGTTCTGGATTGATCCATCCAGCCCCTACCACAAACCAGTCTTTGCCGAAGATCGGGCCTTCATCTTCTATTGTGACAACGGATGGCGGTCGGCCCTGGCTGCCAGGACCGCGCTGGAAATGGGATTGCAGCGGGCGGTCTTTTTGAAAGGCGGCTTTGATGCCTGGATCGCAGACGGGGGCGATGCCATCCCTTACAAGTGGTAA
- a CDS encoding 3-keto-5-aminohexanoate cleavage protein — protein MPLNMAKDVFITCAVTGSGSTQDRSPHVPRSPEAIAESAIAAAKAGAAIVHCHVRDPETGAPSRDLALYREVTDRIRESDTDVVLNLTAGMGGDMVFGDTENPLPLNEAGTDMIGATARMAHVAECLPEICTLDCGTMNFAEADYVMTNTPGMLRAMGQMMTDLGVKPEIEAFDTGHLWFAKELVKEGVLNSPALVQLCMGVPWGAPNDLNTFMAMVNNVPDDWDWSAFSLGRDQMAYVAASVLAGGNVRVGLEDNLWLGKGQLAENWQLVERAGTIIENMGASLMGPDEVRAQLGLVKRAPVTK, from the coding sequence ATGCCTCTGAATATGGCCAAAGACGTCTTCATCACCTGCGCCGTCACCGGCTCTGGCAGCACTCAGGATCGCAGCCCGCATGTGCCCAGATCGCCCGAGGCGATTGCTGAAAGCGCCATTGCGGCGGCCAAGGCCGGGGCGGCGATCGTGCATTGCCACGTGCGTGATCCGGAAACCGGCGCGCCCTCGCGCGATCTGGCGCTTTACCGCGAAGTGACTGACCGGATCCGTGAAAGCGACACCGATGTGGTGCTGAACCTCACCGCAGGTATGGGCGGTGACATGGTGTTTGGCGATACCGAAAACCCGCTGCCGCTGAATGAGGCGGGCACCGATATGATTGGCGCCACCGCCCGGATGGCGCATGTGGCCGAATGCCTGCCGGAGATCTGCACGCTGGATTGCGGCACGATGAATTTCGCCGAGGCCGATTACGTGATGACCAACACGCCGGGCATGTTGCGGGCAATGGGGCAGATGATGACCGATCTGGGGGTGAAGCCGGAGATCGAAGCCTTTGACACCGGTCATCTGTGGTTCGCCAAAGAACTGGTGAAGGAAGGCGTGCTGAACAGTCCCGCTTTGGTCCAGCTGTGCATGGGGGTCCCTTGGGGCGCGCCCAATGACCTCAACACCTTCATGGCGATGGTGAACAATGTGCCGGACGACTGGGACTGGTCGGCGTTTTCGCTTGGGCGCGATCAGATGGCCTATGTGGCGGCCTCCGTGCTGGCGGGCGGCAATGTCCGTGTCGGATTGGAGGATAACCTGTGGCTCGGCAAGGGGCAGCTGGCGGAAAACTGGCAGCTTGTTGAACGTGCAGGCACCATTATCGAAAACATGGGCGCGTCCTTGATGGGACCCGATGAAGTGCGCGCCCAGCTGGGTCTGGTGAAACGCGCACCGGTGACGAAGTAA
- a CDS encoding helix-turn-helix domain-containing protein, translated as MIDIMDKRLRAEQFRLRLNRALRDSGLSQSALARAIGVDRSTISQLLTDAGARLPNAHVVGACAGALGVSADWLLSLSDRPENAADLVAASLSMAKAPRALVDERIFEWHQEAQGYKIRHVPAALPDMLKTRALLEWEYAPHLGRTADQAIGASEDRLTWMRQSASDYEIAMPIYELDSFAHAVGYYEGLPLDIRLQQLDHFEQLCTQLYPRLRIYLFDAKRLYSAPLTVFGPLLCVFYAGSHYLAFRDKERVETFSSHFDDLVREADITARQLPGRLRALRAAISS; from the coding sequence ATGATTGATATTATGGACAAACGCTTGCGCGCCGAGCAGTTTCGCCTACGACTCAACCGGGCGCTCCGCGACAGCGGTCTCAGCCAAAGCGCGCTCGCCCGCGCCATCGGGGTGGATCGCTCGACCATATCGCAGCTTCTGACCGATGCCGGGGCGCGGCTGCCCAATGCCCATGTGGTCGGTGCCTGTGCAGGCGCACTTGGGGTTTCTGCCGACTGGCTCCTCAGCCTGTCGGATCGCCCGGAAAACGCCGCAGATCTGGTCGCAGCCAGCCTGTCGATGGCCAAGGCTCCGCGCGCCTTGGTGGATGAACGCATCTTTGAATGGCACCAAGAGGCGCAGGGGTACAAGATCCGCCATGTCCCTGCCGCCCTGCCCGACATGCTCAAGACGCGGGCGCTGCTGGAATGGGAATATGCCCCGCATCTGGGGCGCACGGCCGATCAGGCCATCGGCGCCTCTGAGGATCGACTGACATGGATGCGGCAATCGGCCTCCGACTATGAAATCGCCATGCCAATCTATGAGTTGGACAGCTTTGCCCATGCGGTTGGATATTATGAAGGCCTGCCGCTGGACATCCGGCTACAGCAGCTCGACCATTTCGAACAGCTCTGCACCCAGCTTTATCCGCGCCTGCGGATCTATCTCTTTGATGCCAAGCGGCTCTATTCAGCGCCACTCACCGTCTTTGGCCCGCTGCTGTGCGTGTTTTACGCAGGCAGCCATTATCTCGCCTTCCGCGACAAGGAGCGGGTCGAGACCTTTAGCAGCCATTTCGACGATCTGGTGCGCGAGGCCGATATCACCGCGCGGCAATTGCCGGGGCGGCTCAGGGCGCTCAGGGCGGCGATCAGCAGTTAA
- a CDS encoding DMT family transporter, whose protein sequence is MTLWIPIAIAAASFQTVRFMLQKVLSSVTLSTAGATFSRFVYSAPLIWAGLLAYLAVSGQKIPALSATFWMFATIGGTAQILATVCVVALFRQRNFAVGITFKKTEVIQTALVGLVVLGDQITPLGWVAIVIGLCAVLVLSKTPQSKGPWWRHLSSPASLLGLGSGVLFAFSAVSYRAASLELDALAPAFRAGVTLAIVVSLQTLFMLVWLKWREPGEIARVWAARRVAIWVGLTSMAGSFCWFWAFTLQNAAYVKALGQIELLLSLLASVLFFKEQITRREIVGMGLLILSILALLLAI, encoded by the coding sequence ATGACATTGTGGATCCCCATCGCCATCGCGGCTGCCAGTTTTCAGACCGTCCGCTTTATGCTGCAAAAAGTGTTGAGCAGCGTCACGCTGTCGACGGCGGGGGCGACGTTTTCGAGATTTGTCTATTCCGCGCCGCTGATCTGGGCCGGGCTGCTGGCCTATCTGGCGGTGTCAGGGCAGAAGATACCAGCGCTGTCTGCGACGTTCTGGATGTTTGCCACCATCGGTGGCACTGCGCAGATCCTTGCGACAGTCTGCGTGGTGGCCCTGTTCCGGCAGCGCAATTTTGCTGTCGGGATTACCTTCAAGAAAACCGAGGTGATCCAGACCGCGCTGGTCGGGCTGGTGGTTCTGGGAGATCAGATCACGCCCTTGGGCTGGGTGGCGATTGTGATCGGCCTTTGCGCGGTGCTGGTGCTGTCGAAGACACCGCAGAGCAAGGGGCCGTGGTGGCGGCATCTGTCCAGCCCGGCGTCGCTGCTGGGGCTTGGGTCGGGGGTGCTGTTTGCCTTCTCGGCGGTGAGTTATCGCGCGGCCTCGCTGGAACTGGATGCGCTGGCACCCGCGTTTCGCGCCGGTGTGACGCTGGCCATCGTCGTGAGCCTGCAGACGCTGTTCATGCTGGTTTGGCTGAAGTGGCGGGAGCCGGGAGAGATCGCGCGGGTCTGGGCGGCGCGGCGGGTGGCGATCTGGGTCGGGCTGACCAGCATGGCGGGATCCTTCTGCTGGTTCTGGGCCTTCACTTTGCAGAACGCCGCCTATGTGAAGGCTCTGGGGCAGATTGAATTGCTGCTGTCACTGCTGGCGTCGGTGTTGTTCTTCAAGGAGCAGATCACCCGGCGCGAGATTGTCGGCATGGGTTTGCTGATCCTGTCGATTCTGGCGCTGCTGCTGGCAATCTGA
- a CDS encoding SDR family oxidoreductase: MRRVLVTAGGSGIGRAMAEGFAAAGHQVWVTDVSAVALADVPEGWRTTVVDATDEAGVKVLFAEIAEVWGGLDVLCANAGVAGPTALIEDIALEDWRKCVSVNLEGCFLAAKYAAPLMKAARAGSIIVTSSTAGLYGYPNRAPYASAKWAVIGLMKTLAMELGPFGIRANVICPGAVEGPRMEGVLEREAAAKGMTRDQIYEGYASGTSMRSFVEAQDIANMAVFLGSDAARLVSGQVIAVDGHTENPDPKL, from the coding sequence ATGCGCCGTGTTCTGGTGACCGCCGGCGGGTCAGGGATTGGCCGGGCGATGGCGGAAGGATTCGCCGCCGCCGGGCATCAGGTCTGGGTCACGGATGTCAGCGCGGTGGCGCTGGCTGACGTGCCTGAGGGGTGGCGGACAACGGTGGTGGATGCCACCGATGAGGCGGGCGTGAAGGTGCTGTTCGCAGAGATCGCTGAGGTCTGGGGCGGGCTGGATGTGTTGTGCGCCAATGCAGGTGTTGCCGGGCCGACCGCGCTGATTGAGGATATCGCGCTGGAGGATTGGCGCAAATGCGTCAGCGTCAACCTGGAGGGCTGCTTTCTGGCGGCGAAATATGCGGCTCCTTTGATGAAGGCAGCGAGGGCCGGGTCGATCATCGTGACGTCTTCGACCGCTGGGCTGTACGGCTATCCCAACCGGGCGCCTTATGCTTCGGCGAAATGGGCGGTGATCGGGCTGATGAAGACCTTGGCGATGGAGCTGGGCCCTTTTGGCATCCGGGCCAATGTGATCTGTCCCGGTGCAGTCGAGGGCCCGCGGATGGAGGGCGTGCTGGAGCGCGAGGCAGCGGCCAAGGGCATGACCCGCGATCAGATCTATGAGGGCTATGCCTCTGGGACCTCGATGCGGTCCTTTGTCGAAGCACAGGATATTGCCAATATGGCGGTGTTTCTGGGGTCCGATGCGGCGCGACTGGTGTCAGGGCAGGTGATCGCAGTGGATGGCCATACGGAGAACCCGGACCCGAAGCTGTGA
- a CDS encoding rhodanese-like domain-containing protein, producing the protein MPQAITKGVKALLDEANAVVDTMSVETAKEAIHDDAYVFIDLRDIRELQSSGMIPGAFSCPRGMLEFWIDPDSPYHKPVFNQDKTYVFYCASAWRSALAAKAAMEMGLAPVMHLEGGFTAWAKSGGEIAQRDD; encoded by the coding sequence ATGCCCCAAGCCATCACAAAAGGCGTCAAGGCGCTCCTTGACGAGGCCAACGCCGTTGTGGACACCATGTCCGTGGAGACCGCAAAAGAGGCCATCCATGATGACGCCTATGTCTTCATCGACCTGCGCGATATCCGCGAATTGCAGTCCAGCGGCATGATTCCAGGCGCCTTTTCCTGCCCGCGCGGGATGCTGGAATTCTGGATCGACCCTGACAGCCCCTACCACAAACCGGTGTTCAATCAGGACAAGACCTATGTGTTCTACTGCGCCAGCGCCTGGCGTTCTGCGCTGGCCGCCAAGGCCGCGATGGAAATGGGCCTTGCCCCGGTGATGCATCTTGAGGGCGGCTTTACCGCCTGGGCCAAATCGGGCGGAGAGATCGCCCAGCGCGACGACTGA
- a CDS encoding GlxA family transcriptional regulator gives MKSAKNILQPENQPLKTAVLVLDESNTLSFAAAVDPMRAANRLAGRGAFDWDYVTATSEPAMLTSGLSVPGIPLARLQSCELLIVIAGFQLARHATPSLLAGLRRLAAGGATIAGIDGGPWLMAEAGLLDGHPATTHWEDLDNFASRFPGVQCRNDRFTLSEGRMTSGGATPAIEMMLHIIGSRHGAGFASRVAGLFLYDGPGSTERPQSRLGSSKHSSLTARANALMEAALDDPKPLRDIADELGTSTRSLQQQFRLRLNTTPQDHYLQLRLAEARRLVTDTDLPIMEVALATGFNSQSSFARAFRTAHGTTARELRQASLASAAPTRLATSKPLFSQAPLSQGQSPLRQSGPLPRHSTGSY, from the coding sequence ATGAAATCCGCAAAAAACATCCTCCAGCCCGAGAATCAGCCGCTCAAAACGGCCGTTTTAGTGCTTGATGAGAGCAATACGCTGTCCTTCGCCGCGGCCGTCGATCCGATGCGCGCCGCCAATCGGCTGGCCGGTCGCGGTGCGTTTGACTGGGACTATGTCACCGCAACCAGCGAGCCTGCGATGCTGACCAGCGGTCTCAGCGTCCCCGGCATCCCGCTCGCGCGACTGCAAAGCTGCGAGTTGCTGATCGTGATCGCCGGCTTCCAGCTGGCCCGCCACGCCACCCCCAGCCTGCTGGCTGGCCTGCGCCGTCTGGCGGCAGGTGGCGCGACCATCGCGGGCATCGACGGTGGCCCCTGGCTGATGGCCGAGGCCGGTCTGCTTGACGGCCACCCGGCCACCACCCATTGGGAAGATCTGGACAATTTCGCCAGCCGCTTCCCCGGTGTGCAATGCCGCAACGACCGCTTCACCCTCTCCGAGGGGCGCATGACCTCCGGCGGCGCGACACCTGCCATTGAAATGATGCTGCACATCATCGGCAGCCGCCATGGTGCAGGCTTTGCCTCACGCGTGGCCGGCCTGTTCCTCTATGACGGCCCCGGCTCCACCGAGCGCCCGCAAAGCCGTCTTGGCAGTTCCAAACATTCCTCCCTCACCGCACGGGCCAACGCCCTGATGGAGGCAGCGCTGGATGATCCCAAACCGCTGCGCGACATCGCCGACGAACTGGGCACCAGCACCCGCAGCCTGCAACAGCAGTTCCGCCTGCGGCTGAACACCACGCCGCAGGACCATTACCTGCAACTGCGTCTGGCTGAGGCCCGCCGGTTGGTCACCGACACAGATCTGCCGATCATGGAGGTGGCACTGGCAACCGGCTTCAACTCTCAGTCCAGCTTTGCCCGCGCCTTCCGCACCGCCCATGGCACCACAGCGCGCGAGTTGCGGCAGGCAAGCCTTGCAAGCGCCGCGCCCACACGTCTTGCCACCAGCAAACCGCTGTTCAGCCAGGCGCCTCTGTCACAAGGTCAAAGCCCCCTGCGCCAAAGCGGGCCACTGCCGCGCCATTCCACCGGCTCTTACTGA
- a CDS encoding aldo/keto reductase translates to MKMNPLGRTGMEVSQICLGTMTFGTQTGEEDAHAQIDAALAAGVNFLDTAEMYPVNPISAETVGDSEAIIGTWNAKTGRRGDYILATKHSGEGLQAVRDGAPITAETIAPTIEGSLRRLQTDYIDLYQFHWPNRGSYMFRKNWQYDPGGDDRAAVLDNMAECLEALKAQVDKGNIRAFGLSNESAWGTAHWLRLAEQTGGPRVASIQNEYSLLCRLYDTDLAEPSLYEDVGLLAFSPLATGLLTGKYQDGAVPEASRKTLNPELGGRDTDRVYPAVAAYLEIAKRHGLDPVHMALAWCHTRPFMASAIFGATTLAQLEHVLAGADLTLSQEVLEEIDIAHRAHPMPY, encoded by the coding sequence ATGAAGATGAACCCGCTTGGCCGCACCGGCATGGAGGTGTCGCAGATCTGTCTCGGCACCATGACCTTTGGCACCCAGACGGGGGAGGAGGATGCCCATGCGCAGATTGATGCGGCCTTGGCGGCGGGGGTGAATTTCCTTGATACGGCGGAAATGTACCCGGTGAACCCGATCAGCGCGGAGACGGTCGGTGACAGCGAGGCAATCATCGGGACCTGGAATGCCAAGACCGGGCGGCGCGGGGATTACATCCTTGCCACCAAACATTCCGGCGAAGGGCTGCAGGCGGTGCGGGATGGGGCGCCGATTACGGCGGAGACCATCGCACCCACGATCGAAGGATCCTTGCGGCGGCTGCAGACGGATTACATCGACCTCTATCAGTTTCACTGGCCCAATCGGGGCAGCTATATGTTCCGCAAGAACTGGCAGTATGATCCGGGGGGCGATGACCGGGCGGCGGTGCTGGACAATATGGCGGAATGTCTGGAGGCGCTGAAGGCGCAGGTGGACAAGGGCAATATTCGCGCCTTTGGCCTGTCAAACGAGAGCGCCTGGGGCACGGCGCACTGGCTGCGGCTGGCCGAGCAGACTGGCGGGCCACGGGTGGCGTCAATCCAGAATGAATATTCGCTGCTGTGCCGGTTGTATGACACCGACCTGGCTGAGCCGAGCCTCTACGAAGACGTGGGGCTGCTGGCGTTTTCGCCGTTGGCAACGGGTTTGCTCACGGGGAAATATCAGGATGGTGCGGTGCCTGAGGCCTCGCGCAAGACATTGAACCCGGAACTGGGCGGGCGTGACACGGATCGGGTCTATCCGGCGGTGGCGGCCTATCTGGAGATCGCTAAGCGTCACGGTTTGGATCCGGTGCATATGGCGCTGGCCTGGTGCCATACGCGGCCGTTCATGGCCTCGGCCATTTTTGGGGCGACCACGTTGGCGCAGCTGGAGCATGTGCTGGCGGGGGCGGATCTGACCCTGTCGCAGGAGGTGCTGGAGGAGATCGACATCGCCCATCGTGCGCATCCCATGCCCTATTGA
- a CDS encoding DUF2061 domain-containing protein, with protein MDTRARSVVKAVIWNLLGLAMMAGVGWLLTGSLALGGTLALVNTCVGFLCYLLYERIWAGVRWGRRHV; from the coding sequence ATGGACACACGGGCACGATCAGTGGTGAAAGCGGTGATCTGGAATCTGCTGGGGCTGGCGATGATGGCGGGGGTTGGCTGGCTGCTGACCGGTTCACTTGCGCTTGGCGGGACGCTGGCGCTGGTCAACACCTGCGTCGGCTTCCTGTGTTACCTGCTGTATGAACGGATCTGGGCCGGGGTGCGCTGGGGGCGGCGGCATGTCTGA